A single Micromonospora sp. CCTCC AA 2012012 DNA region contains:
- a CDS encoding alpha/beta hydrolase, with protein sequence MGLTSPALFVAVCVVAVGMLALAVIDRPRPRRTDLQLLTRAARVVSVSALVVLLCGLTLNNQYLFYTSWGDLFGSSDQATTHTFGNTAAAQTPHLPGTGLVGQRLPGRLPALPAPGQRLQRYAVSSPDIAGAAQVLVELPTGYDPAGTRTYPVIIGLHGFPATPDSYLRTGILAAQDRLVSQHLLAPSIVVVPQINVPRSLDTECVDGGPGQPRIDSWLSHDLPRWIVAHFRVRDDRLSWATAGYSYGGWCAASLGLRHPDLFGAAVVFQGYFRPDFGTHYIPATSDLAQYDLVRLESRHPAPLSMWVMTSRQDSLSYPSTAQFLRVARSPTAVTATVLPAGGHRFAVWQPSITPALTWLGGTLPGFHA encoded by the coding sequence GTGGGTCTGACCAGCCCGGCACTTTTCGTAGCGGTCTGTGTCGTCGCTGTCGGCATGCTCGCCCTCGCGGTGATCGACAGACCTCGCCCGCGTCGCACGGACCTGCAGCTGCTCACCCGCGCCGCCCGCGTGGTCAGCGTCAGCGCCCTGGTCGTGCTTCTGTGCGGTCTGACGCTGAACAACCAGTACCTCTTCTACACCTCATGGGGTGACCTGTTCGGATCGTCCGACCAGGCGACGACGCACACCTTCGGCAACACCGCCGCCGCGCAGACGCCGCACCTTCCCGGTACCGGTCTGGTGGGGCAACGGCTCCCCGGTCGGCTCCCTGCTCTGCCGGCACCCGGTCAGCGACTTCAGAGGTACGCGGTGTCGTCGCCCGACATCGCCGGAGCCGCTCAGGTGCTGGTCGAGCTGCCCACCGGCTACGACCCCGCCGGCACCCGGACCTACCCGGTCATCATCGGTCTGCACGGCTTCCCCGCCACGCCCGACTCCTATCTCCGGACCGGCATCCTGGCGGCACAGGACCGCCTCGTGAGCCAGCACCTCCTCGCCCCCAGCATCGTCGTCGTCCCGCAGATCAACGTTCCCCGCTCACTGGACACCGAATGTGTCGACGGCGGCCCCGGACAGCCGCGGATCGACAGTTGGCTCTCCCACGACCTCCCGCGGTGGATCGTGGCGCACTTCCGGGTGCGCGACGATCGCCTTTCCTGGGCCACCGCGGGCTACTCGTACGGCGGATGGTGCGCTGCCTCCCTGGGCCTTCGACACCCCGATCTCTTCGGTGCCGCCGTCGTGTTCCAGGGCTACTTCCGCCCCGACTTCGGCACGCACTACATCCCGGCTACATCTGACCTGGCCCAGTACGACCTGGTGCGGCTCGAGTCACGCCATCCGGCCCCGCTGTCCATGTGGGTGATGACGTCGCGACAGGACAGCCTCTCCTATCCGAGCACCGCGCAGTTCCTGCGCGTAGCCCGTTCTCCCACCGCCGTCACCGCGACCGTGCTGCCAGCGGGTGGACACCGGTTCGCGGTGTGGCAGCCGTCCATCACGCCTGCGTTAACCTGGCTCGGTGGCACTCTCCCGGGCTTTCATGCCTGA
- a CDS encoding FAD-dependent monooxygenase — MGERIASDRRYAAPAVAMPHAPEGITIMIDVVVGAGPNGLMLACELALAGVHPVVLERRAAPTGEPRANGLVGQVVRLLDRRGLYARLSGGPPDPSSLAALVGGARARR; from the coding sequence GTGGGGGAGCGCATCGCGTCCGACCGGCGGTATGCCGCGCCCGCCGTGGCGATGCCGCACGCCCCCGAAGGGATCACGATCATGATCGACGTCGTCGTCGGAGCCGGCCCCAACGGTCTCATGCTCGCCTGCGAGCTGGCCCTCGCCGGCGTACACCCGGTCGTGCTCGAACGCCGTGCCGCGCCCACCGGCGAACCCCGCGCCAACGGCCTCGTCGGTCAGGTCGTCCGCCTGCTCGACCGACGCGGCCTTTACGCGCGGCTCAGCGGTGGGCCACCTGATCCGTCATCCCTGGCTGCGCTCGTCGGCGGAGCCCGCGCTCGCCGGTAG
- the ggt gene encoding gamma-glutamyltransferase yields the protein MRGDRMRPPAITAAAMVLATVGAVGVTAPVQAKPAEPAKTPTAVGYGGAISTVDATATAVGLDVLKRGGNAVDAAVAAAATLGVTEPFSAGIGGGGFLVYYDARTRTVHTIDGRETAPAATTETLFIDPATGQPYPFDEARISGLSVGVPGTLLTWRDALDRWGTRSLAQLLRPAERVARTGFTVDETFAGQVAANQAAFAQFSSTSALYLPGGRPPAVGSTLRNPDLAATYRLIAQRGTDVFYRGRIGRDLLTTVQSPPLAAQPTTSWPYPIRPAAMTAADLASYRTRLPAPTHSDYRGLEVFGMATPSSGGTAVGEALDILERFDLRSMTATQALHHYLEASALAFADRNRYVGDGTPRPTLDELLSDAYAAERACRIDPAAALPKPVAPGVPDGSYGGCPTAARADTRDDRTGTTNLTVADRWGNVVEYTLTIEATGGSGMVVPGRGFLLNNELTDFNFSPTQGTAPDPNLPAPGKRPRSSMSPTIVLADGRPFLAVGSPGGATIITTVLQTLVNRLDLGMTLPQALAAPRASQRNGTTTQAEPAFIAAYAQGLPPGHVLGSTTEIGAATGIEFLPDGRMVAAAEPVRRGGGAAAVVSTPRH from the coding sequence ATGCGAGGAGACCGCATGAGACCTCCGGCCATCACTGCTGCGGCGATGGTTCTGGCGACGGTCGGGGCGGTCGGCGTCACCGCCCCCGTTCAAGCGAAACCGGCCGAACCGGCGAAGACGCCCACCGCCGTCGGGTACGGAGGCGCGATCTCCACCGTGGACGCCACCGCCACCGCCGTCGGACTCGACGTGCTCAAGCGCGGTGGCAACGCGGTCGACGCGGCGGTCGCCGCGGCCGCGACGCTCGGCGTCACCGAACCCTTCTCGGCCGGCATCGGCGGCGGCGGTTTCCTCGTCTACTACGACGCCCGCACCAGGACGGTGCACACCATCGACGGCCGCGAGACAGCGCCGGCCGCGACGACCGAAACCCTCTTCATCGACCCGGCCACCGGGCAGCCGTACCCCTTCGACGAGGCCCGGATCAGCGGCCTGTCAGTCGGCGTCCCCGGCACCCTGCTGACGTGGCGGGACGCGCTCGACCGCTGGGGAACCCGCTCGCTGGCGCAGCTGCTGCGACCCGCCGAACGGGTCGCGCGCACCGGCTTCACCGTCGACGAGACGTTCGCGGGCCAGGTCGCCGCGAACCAGGCCGCCTTCGCCCAGTTCAGCTCCACCAGCGCGCTGTACCTGCCGGGCGGCCGCCCACCGGCCGTCGGCTCGACCCTGCGCAACCCCGACCTCGCCGCGACCTACCGCCTCATCGCCCAGCGGGGCACCGACGTGTTCTACCGGGGTCGGATCGGCCGGGACCTGCTCACCACCGTGCAGAGCCCACCGCTGGCCGCGCAGCCGACCACGTCGTGGCCGTATCCGATCCGTCCGGCCGCCATGACCGCCGCCGACCTCGCCTCCTACCGCACCCGCCTGCCGGCACCCACCCACTCGGACTACCGCGGCCTCGAGGTGTTCGGCATGGCGACCCCGTCCAGCGGCGGCACCGCGGTCGGGGAAGCCCTCGACATCCTCGAGCGTTTCGACCTACGGTCGATGACCGCCACCCAGGCACTGCACCACTACCTGGAGGCCAGCGCGCTGGCGTTCGCCGACCGGAACCGCTACGTCGGCGACGGCACCCCCCGCCCGACGCTCGACGAGCTGCTCAGCGACGCGTACGCCGCGGAACGGGCGTGCCGGATCGACCCGGCGGCGGCGCTGCCCAAGCCGGTCGCGCCGGGTGTACCGGACGGCAGCTACGGCGGATGCCCGACGGCAGCGCGCGCCGACACCCGGGACGACCGCACGGGCACCACGAACCTGACCGTCGCCGACCGCTGGGGCAACGTCGTGGAGTACACGCTGACCATCGAGGCGACCGGTGGCAGCGGAATGGTCGTGCCCGGGCGGGGCTTCCTCCTCAACAACGAGCTGACCGACTTCAACTTCAGCCCGACGCAGGGCACCGCACCGGACCCGAACCTGCCCGCGCCGGGCAAACGCCCGCGCAGCTCCATGTCTCCGACGATCGTGCTGGCCGACGGACGCCCGTTCCTGGCCGTCGGCTCGCCGGGAGGGGCGACGATCATCACCACCGTCCTGCAGACCCTGGTCAACCGCCTCGATCTCGGCATGACGCTCCCGCAGGCGCTGGCCGCGCCGCGCGCATCCCAACGCAACGGCACCACGACCCAGGCCGAGCCGGCCTTCATCGCCGCGTACGCCCAGGGCCTACCGCCGGGTCACGTCCTCGGGTCGACGACGGA